The following are encoded together in the uncultured Sphaerochaeta sp. genome:
- a CDS encoding sugar-binding protein, with protein MKKMLVAAMVLLIAMNMVFAGGAAETSSKGMVGVVMPTRSEERWNKDGAAVKSGLEELGYKVDLQFSDDDIPTQVRQIEDLITKRAEVLVIASIDGVALSDVLAKAADEGIPVIAYDRLIMKSPNVDYYLSFDNYAVGQQMGDILIQGMNLDNPKKTPLLIELFGGSPDDNNAYKFYDGAMDRLKPYFDNGTLKIGSGQKGMDTVGTLRWSNELAMSRMENLLSAHYTNQTLDGILSPYDPISLSTLEACKAVGYGTAGKPLPVVGGQDCIVASCKSILAGDQYATVLKDTRVLGQATVELVDTIMRGEVPKGLDTTSYDNDSIRNGKPYIVPSVLLESVIVTKDNLVAEVVDTGYHSAEELGL; from the coding sequence ATGAAAAAGATGCTCGTAGCGGCAATGGTGCTATTGATTGCCATGAACATGGTTTTTGCAGGAGGGGCTGCTGAAACCTCGTCCAAAGGAATGGTCGGAGTAGTCATGCCTACCAGATCAGAGGAACGTTGGAATAAGGATGGAGCAGCGGTCAAATCTGGTTTGGAAGAGCTCGGATATAAGGTCGACCTACAATTCTCAGACGACGACATTCCCACCCAGGTTCGTCAGATTGAAGACCTTATCACAAAGAGAGCAGAAGTACTCGTCATCGCTTCAATTGATGGAGTAGCATTGAGTGATGTTCTTGCGAAGGCTGCAGATGAAGGGATCCCCGTGATCGCTTATGACCGCCTCATCATGAAGTCACCGAACGTTGACTATTATCTATCATTTGACAACTATGCCGTCGGCCAGCAGATGGGAGATATTCTCATCCAGGGGATGAATCTTGACAACCCCAAGAAAACGCCGCTGCTTATCGAACTGTTCGGTGGATCACCTGACGACAACAACGCATATAAGTTCTATGACGGCGCTATGGATAGGCTTAAGCCTTATTTTGACAACGGCACCCTGAAGATTGGTTCAGGTCAGAAGGGCATGGACACGGTTGGAACTTTGCGCTGGAGTAATGAATTGGCAATGTCCAGAATGGAAAATCTTCTTTCTGCTCATTATACCAACCAGACACTCGATGGAATTCTTTCACCCTATGATCCGATTAGTCTTTCCACGCTTGAAGCTTGCAAGGCCGTCGGTTATGGCACAGCAGGCAAACCGCTGCCGGTAGTCGGTGGTCAGGACTGTATCGTAGCTTCTTGTAAGTCAATTCTTGCAGGTGATCAGTATGCAACCGTCCTCAAGGATACCCGTGTACTCGGCCAGGCTACTGTTGAACTTGTAGACACCATCATGCGTGGCGAGGTTCCCAAGGGTCTTGACACCACCAGTTACGACAACGACTCCATCAGAAACGGAAAACCGTACATTGTGCCCTCCGTTCTTCTGGAATCTGTTATCGTTACCAAGGACAACCTTGTAGCTGAGGTAGTCGATACCGGTTACCACTCAGCCGAAGAGCTTGGACTGTAA
- a CDS encoding sugar ABC transporter ATP-binding protein → MPNNSILLSMKHITKTFPGVRALNDVSLDVKPSEIHALVGENGAGKSTLMKVLSGVYPYGTYEGDIFFEGKHCKFSSIRQSEQAGIVIIHQELALSPYLSIAENMFIGDERAKFNIINWDKTREDAITYMKRIGLNENPNTPVNKLGVGKQQMVEIAKALAKHAKLLILDEPTSALNERDSQHLLDILKELRDKSNISSVLISHKLNEVASVADSITILRDGKTIETLDVVRKKNTPVSISEERIIKGMVGREITDMFPKRNNPVGDILFEVKDWTVQNPDNPERNKLEGININVRSGEVVGLAGLVGAGRTEFAMSVFGRAYGENITGKTYLEGKEVDISTIPKAIANGVAYVPEDRKELGLVLIQNIKENTTIAKLKKIANASVINEHEENVVAEDYCKRLNTKTPTILQKTGNLSGGNQQKVVLSKWLFTDPKVLILDEPTRGIDVGTKHEIYTIINSLAKQGYACILISSEMPEIIGMSDRIYVMSEGKITAELSGETATQEDIMRNILNN, encoded by the coding sequence ATGCCAAACAATTCTATTCTGCTGTCGATGAAGCATATCACCAAGACTTTCCCGGGGGTGAGAGCGCTTAATGACGTCAGCCTAGATGTAAAACCATCTGAAATTCATGCCTTGGTTGGCGAGAATGGAGCCGGGAAATCAACATTGATGAAAGTTCTCTCAGGTGTGTACCCATACGGGACCTATGAGGGGGACATCTTTTTCGAAGGCAAACACTGCAAGTTCTCCAGCATCAGGCAAAGTGAACAAGCGGGGATCGTCATCATTCACCAGGAACTGGCATTAAGCCCCTATCTTTCCATTGCTGAAAACATGTTCATTGGTGACGAGCGAGCAAAATTCAATATCATCAATTGGGATAAGACCCGAGAAGACGCAATAACATATATGAAGCGAATCGGGCTCAATGAAAATCCAAACACTCCGGTAAATAAGCTTGGGGTGGGAAAACAACAGATGGTCGAGATTGCCAAGGCGCTGGCAAAGCATGCAAAGCTTCTGATTCTCGACGAGCCTACTTCAGCACTCAATGAGAGAGATAGCCAACATCTTCTTGATATTCTCAAGGAGTTGCGTGACAAGAGCAATATCTCCTCTGTCTTGATTTCCCATAAACTGAACGAAGTTGCTTCTGTCGCTGATTCCATTACCATCCTAAGAGACGGTAAGACTATTGAGACACTTGATGTTGTGCGTAAGAAAAATACCCCTGTATCAATTAGTGAAGAGAGAATCATCAAGGGTATGGTCGGAAGGGAAATTACCGACATGTTCCCAAAGCGGAACAACCCAGTCGGGGATATCCTATTCGAGGTCAAGGACTGGACAGTCCAGAATCCTGACAACCCCGAACGAAATAAACTTGAAGGGATAAACATTAATGTTCGTTCTGGAGAAGTCGTCGGCCTAGCTGGTCTGGTTGGTGCCGGGCGCACTGAATTCGCCATGAGTGTGTTTGGCCGTGCATATGGGGAAAACATCACGGGTAAAACGTATCTAGAAGGAAAGGAAGTCGACATCAGCACCATTCCCAAGGCAATCGCAAACGGTGTTGCCTATGTGCCTGAGGACCGCAAGGAACTTGGTTTGGTGCTGATCCAAAATATCAAGGAAAATACCACAATTGCCAAACTTAAGAAGATTGCCAATGCTTCCGTGATCAATGAACATGAGGAGAATGTTGTTGCTGAAGATTACTGTAAACGGCTTAACACAAAAACACCGACGATTCTCCAAAAGACTGGGAACCTCTCTGGAGGCAATCAGCAGAAAGTTGTGTTGTCCAAATGGCTGTTCACTGACCCAAAGGTATTGATTCTTGATGAACCTACACGAGGTATTGATGTTGGGACAAAGCATGAAATCTACACAATCATCAATTCACTCGCCAAACAAGGATATGCCTGTATCCTGATCTCCAGTGAAATGCCCGAGATTATTGGAATGAGTGATAGAATCTATGTAATGAGTGAAGGAAAGATTACTGCAGAACTTTCTGGAGAGACCGCGACCCAAGAGGATATCATGCGCAATATCCTCAACAACTAA
- the mmsB gene encoding multiple monosaccharide ABC transporter permease, producing the protein MSGLIEILKKNVRQYMMVIALAVAMIAFGLLTDGIFFRPVNLTNLVLQNSYVLILAVGMLLCTLTGNIDLSVGSMVAFIGALCGVMMVDLQWNPYLAMIIALACGALIGMWQGFWIAFVNVPPFIATLAGMLVFRGLGQVIMKGQTKAPFPEAFQKISSGYIPDPFGGASVGNVTFHIFTLLIGFVIVGLIIFGEIQKRKKQKEYAFDLLPSGIWLAKVIFIASVLIAFTVVFAVYKGFPNVLILLGVLVVGYQFVASKTVQGRHIYALGGNRKAAELSGVKVKWVMFWIYTNMAILATVAAMVFTARLNSATPKAGQNFEMDAIAACYVGGSAVSGGVGTVIGAVVGGLFIGVLNNGMSIIGVSTDWQQAIKGFVLLAAVAFDLYSKSRSSKGA; encoded by the coding sequence ATGAGTGGCTTGATTGAAATTTTGAAAAAGAATGTGAGGCAGTATATGATGGTCATCGCCTTGGCTGTGGCGATGATTGCGTTTGGTCTCTTGACGGACGGTATCTTTTTCAGACCAGTGAATCTGACGAATCTGGTACTTCAGAACAGCTATGTTTTGATTCTTGCCGTTGGTATGTTGCTGTGTACCTTGACGGGTAACATCGACCTTTCTGTTGGATCCATGGTTGCTTTCATTGGTGCCCTGTGCGGGGTCATGATGGTAGACCTTCAATGGAATCCGTATCTTGCCATGATTATTGCATTGGCGTGTGGCGCTTTGATCGGAATGTGGCAAGGGTTCTGGATAGCATTCGTGAATGTTCCTCCATTCATTGCCACCCTGGCAGGAATGTTGGTCTTTAGAGGTTTGGGACAGGTCATCATGAAAGGCCAGACCAAGGCCCCTTTCCCAGAGGCGTTCCAAAAGATTTCAAGTGGCTATATCCCTGATCCATTTGGCGGAGCTTCTGTAGGAAATGTGACATTTCACATTTTCACCCTCCTCATTGGGTTTGTTATTGTAGGGCTGATTATCTTCGGAGAAATTCAGAAACGAAAAAAGCAGAAGGAATATGCCTTTGACCTACTCCCTTCTGGAATCTGGCTTGCGAAGGTAATCTTCATTGCATCTGTACTGATAGCTTTTACCGTTGTCTTTGCTGTCTATAAAGGGTTCCCCAATGTCTTGATCCTGCTAGGAGTACTCGTTGTAGGATATCAGTTTGTTGCATCCAAGACAGTACAAGGTCGTCATATTTACGCCCTTGGGGGAAACAGGAAAGCCGCCGAGCTGTCCGGTGTCAAAGTTAAATGGGTAATGTTCTGGATATACACGAATATGGCTATTCTGGCTACGGTGGCTGCAATGGTATTTACCGCACGCCTCAACTCTGCCACACCAAAAGCTGGACAGAACTTTGAGATGGATGCCATCGCAGCTTGTTACGTCGGTGGATCGGCTGTCTCCGGAGGAGTCGGTACAGTAATTGGAGCAGTGGTTGGAGGGCTCTTCATCGGAGTACTGAACAACGGTATGTCAATCATTGGTGTCAGTACGGACTGGCAACAAGCTATCAAGGGTTTTGTACTGCTTGCAGCCGTTGCATTCGACCTGTATTCGAAATCAAGGTCATCCAAGGGAGCATGA
- a CDS encoding P-II family nitrogen regulator, translated as METPHTLITCIVNKGMAETVMDAARKAGATGGTILPARGTGKEEDVKFFGHPLVPEKDMLLILVGSGLTGTVLEAIKNLPLLTEPGSGIAYCIDVERFIAFGGSPA; from the coding sequence ATGGAAACACCGCACACCCTGATTACCTGTATTGTGAACAAAGGTATGGCTGAAACTGTCATGGATGCCGCCCGTAAAGCAGGAGCCACTGGCGGAACTATTCTCCCTGCACGGGGAACAGGGAAAGAAGAAGACGTCAAGTTCTTCGGTCACCCATTGGTCCCTGAGAAAGACATGCTGCTTATCCTTGTCGGATCGGGTTTGACGGGAACAGTATTGGAAGCAATCAAGAATCTTCCTCTTCTCACCGAACCAGGTTCTGGAATTGCGTACTGCATTGATGTTGAGCGGTTTATCGCTTTTGGCGGTTCTCCTGCGTAG
- a CDS encoding MFS transporter: protein MAKTGFERNLQYAKFSAYGFLKNLRFYEPFMMLVFLDKGLSYLEIGTLYAVREILINITEIPSGVFADSLGRRLTMVFSFLAYIFSFVVFFIAQDFGILLMAMVLYAFGDAFRTGTHKAMIFDYLRVRGWEDQKTHYYGNTRAWSQRGAALSALIAAFLVFYNGSYAPIFLFTIIPYVLNLLLIISYPKNLDGPRHTSDKRIRDEFAAVLQSLVKTMKSWSMVRTISSQALFSGYYKAFKDYLQPILQTFALSLPILLAYEDQERTALIVGIVYSILYATTAIASSYSGRFSERFNQLASPLNITLVIGISLGLVSGLLLHLTYATLAVVLYLGIYILENLRKPMSIHYVSDQMDQASLASALSVESQAESLFAAGIALLLGWLSTLLGVGLGILVVSGICLLLGLVLRLPTQENRQKR, encoded by the coding sequence ATGGCAAAGACAGGCTTTGAGAGAAACTTGCAGTACGCCAAGTTTAGTGCATATGGATTTTTAAAGAATCTGCGGTTCTATGAGCCGTTTATGATGTTGGTATTCTTGGACAAGGGGTTGTCCTACCTGGAAATTGGAACGCTCTATGCGGTAAGAGAGATCTTGATCAACATCACAGAGATTCCCTCTGGGGTGTTTGCCGACAGTCTGGGTAGGAGACTGACAATGGTCTTCTCTTTTCTTGCCTACATCTTTAGTTTCGTTGTCTTTTTTATTGCCCAGGATTTTGGTATTTTGCTTATGGCCATGGTTCTCTATGCCTTTGGTGATGCGTTCAGAACAGGTACCCACAAGGCCATGATCTTCGACTATTTAAGGGTGAGAGGGTGGGAAGACCAGAAAACCCACTACTATGGTAATACCCGGGCTTGGTCACAACGAGGAGCGGCCCTGTCTGCGTTGATCGCTGCTTTCCTGGTTTTCTACAATGGTTCATATGCCCCAATCTTTCTCTTTACCATTATCCCCTACGTCCTCAACTTACTTCTGATAATAAGCTATCCAAAAAATTTAGATGGGCCCAGACATACCAGTGATAAGCGTATTAGGGATGAGTTTGCTGCAGTATTACAGTCATTGGTAAAAACGATGAAGAGCTGGTCCATGGTTCGAACCATCTCCAGTCAGGCACTCTTCAGTGGGTACTACAAGGCATTCAAGGACTATTTGCAGCCAATACTGCAAACATTCGCACTTAGTCTTCCCATTTTATTGGCGTATGAAGATCAAGAGAGAACAGCATTGATAGTGGGAATTGTATATTCAATTCTCTATGCGACCACTGCGATTGCATCGAGCTATTCCGGTAGGTTCTCAGAGCGGTTCAACCAACTTGCATCTCCCCTTAATATCACATTGGTCATCGGTATATCCCTTGGTTTGGTAAGTGGTCTGCTCTTGCACCTGACCTATGCAACACTGGCTGTGGTGTTGTACTTAGGAATCTATATCCTTGAGAATTTGAGAAAACCCATGAGCATCCACTATGTGAGCGACCAGATGGATCAAGCTTCGCTTGCCAGTGCGCTCTCAGTGGAATCCCAAGCTGAGTCCCTTTTTGCTGCAGGCATTGCTCTCCTCTTGGGTTGGTTGAGCACCTTGCTTGGCGTTGGGCTTGGAATCCTGGTGGTTTCTGGGATCTGTTTATTATTGGGGCTGGTTCTGAGATTGCCTACGCAGGAGAACCGCCAAAAGCGATAA
- a CDS encoding LacI family DNA-binding transcriptional regulator, protein MRRKTVTLQDIAEKVGLSTASVSMILAGKSLSRFPDETIDTVYRVSKELGYVSKRAKKDRRILLIVCPSVINPYFATLIQGMEQEAHVQGLGTMLCTTYWDTDKEKRVCEFAKEPTVGGVVFAMIPQQPELVRELSTTVPVVAVGDKQNELGLDTVDVNNYNAGILVARHLLELGHRNIAYLCTSLNSEHSARVRRYEGLKAQIKQAGGNAKLTLFTREIPSLTELNTIDIEHETGYVLANRCIAEAPEVTAMVAINDMVAYGVMDAIKDGGFSIPGDYSVCGFDNIYPSSFGGVGLTSVEHFIVQGGRSAVRLVCEKMSKKPSRVFEGSGVTRIEYHNRLIVRSSTGIPKSE, encoded by the coding sequence ATGAGAAGAAAAACCGTGACATTGCAGGATATTGCTGAGAAAGTAGGCCTATCGACGGCAAGTGTTTCCATGATCCTTGCTGGGAAGAGCCTTTCACGCTTTCCTGATGAAACGATCGATACCGTCTATAGGGTGAGCAAGGAGCTCGGATATGTAAGCAAACGGGCAAAGAAAGATCGACGTATTCTTCTTATTGTTTGCCCCTCGGTCATAAATCCATACTTTGCTACGCTCATTCAAGGAATGGAGCAAGAGGCTCATGTACAAGGACTGGGGACTATGCTCTGCACCACATACTGGGATACAGACAAGGAGAAGCGGGTATGCGAATTTGCCAAGGAACCTACCGTTGGAGGAGTTGTTTTTGCCATGATTCCCCAGCAACCGGAATTGGTACGGGAGCTAAGTACTACCGTACCCGTGGTAGCAGTAGGAGATAAGCAGAATGAGCTTGGCCTGGATACGGTTGATGTGAATAATTACAATGCCGGAATTTTGGTTGCGCGGCATCTTCTGGAATTGGGGCATCGGAATATTGCCTATCTTTGTACCAGTCTCAATAGTGAGCATAGTGCCCGTGTACGCCGCTATGAAGGATTAAAAGCTCAGATCAAACAAGCAGGAGGAAATGCAAAACTTACCCTGTTTACACGTGAGATTCCCTCCCTTACCGAATTGAATACTATCGATATTGAGCATGAAACAGGGTATGTGCTTGCCAATCGCTGTATTGCTGAAGCCCCCGAGGTAACTGCAATGGTTGCAATAAACGACATGGTAGCATACGGCGTCATGGATGCCATCAAGGATGGAGGCTTTTCAATTCCCGGTGATTATAGTGTCTGTGGGTTTGACAACATCTATCCATCATCCTTCGGTGGGGTAGGCTTGACCAGTGTTGAGCATTTCATTGTTCAAGGTGGTAGGAGTGCAGTGAGACTGGTTTGTGAGAAGATGAGCAAGAAGCCGTCTCGGGTATTTGAGGGGAGTGGAGTAACCAGAATTGAGTATCATAATCGCCTGATTGTTCGCTCGTCTACCGGTATCCCAAAATCTGAGTAG
- a CDS encoding lysophospholipid acyltransferase family protein, translating into MILKRNKIQVVGMEYLSELKPPFLVMANHAHTFDPFFISSASPVHIRWVAGAYLFKMKGMRSMMEKWIGAISKQQGRSDLFTIRAISESLKQGDIVGVFPEGTRTWDGEPAGFDEAIAKLVKIFKVPIVLINLEGVYGLKPRWAEKKRKGTAILRVLPPVHTDVIDQLSVKELYEFLKEKLYHSYRSWQDEMQFDYISGRAAEGVEKILYLCPDCHATSTIHSKGNQITCTQCSLTMELDNQDKLHTIRGKTSFLDVAAWHSWEREYSASSEKQALAFPPDKGVLFQSADERHLKRISKDFTLSLEQWGMRLVERNGREHLMAFSDIQSMIINAKNTVELYHLHTLYRIRIHKRGCILKYVEAYQRNKLIQKGATL; encoded by the coding sequence ATGATTTTAAAGCGTAATAAGATCCAAGTTGTTGGAATGGAATATTTGTCAGAACTGAAACCTCCTTTTTTAGTAATGGCAAATCATGCTCACACTTTTGATCCATTTTTCATCTCCTCGGCCTCTCCGGTTCATATCCGATGGGTAGCGGGCGCCTATCTCTTCAAGATGAAAGGAATGAGAAGCATGATGGAAAAATGGATTGGTGCTATCTCGAAGCAACAAGGAAGAAGTGACCTATTCACCATCAGGGCAATCTCAGAATCCCTGAAACAGGGTGACATCGTCGGAGTCTTCCCTGAAGGGACACGTACGTGGGATGGAGAGCCTGCTGGTTTTGATGAAGCAATTGCCAAACTGGTAAAGATATTCAAGGTCCCTATCGTACTCATCAACCTGGAAGGGGTATACGGGCTGAAACCCCGATGGGCAGAAAAGAAACGAAAGGGAACAGCAATTCTCAGGGTTCTCCCCCCAGTTCATACCGATGTGATCGACCAACTCTCAGTGAAAGAACTCTATGAGTTTCTTAAGGAGAAGCTCTACCATAGTTACCGTTCCTGGCAGGATGAGATGCAGTTTGACTATATCTCGGGGAGAGCGGCTGAAGGAGTGGAGAAAATTCTTTATCTCTGCCCAGATTGTCATGCAACAAGTACCATCCATTCCAAGGGGAATCAGATTACCTGTACGCAATGCTCCCTTACCATGGAGCTGGACAACCAGGACAAGTTACACACGATCAGGGGAAAGACCAGCTTCCTTGATGTCGCTGCCTGGCACTCCTGGGAGAGAGAGTACAGTGCATCAAGCGAGAAACAAGCATTGGCATTCCCTCCTGACAAGGGGGTTCTGTTCCAGAGTGCTGATGAGAGACATCTCAAGCGGATCTCGAAGGATTTCACCCTCTCTCTGGAACAATGGGGAATGCGTCTTGTGGAACGAAACGGGAGAGAACACCTGATGGCTTTTTCTGATATCCAATCCATGATTATCAACGCAAAGAATACGGTGGAACTCTACCATCTTCATACTCTGTACAGGATACGGATCCACAAACGAGGTTGTATCCTCAAATATGTGGAAGCGTACCAGCGAAATAAACTGATCCAGAAGGGGGCAACCTTATGA
- a CDS encoding sodium:glutamate symporter: protein MNWNFFFHIGIISVSLLLAALIRARVRFFQRFLIPVPILSGLMLLIFYNFIAPRWGLRNDFLGEIVYHLLNISFISMLLRVTPKAHTEGRAKRTLAANVTAVLGQYGLQCFFGLIATALIISTFKPDLFPAFGFTLPLGFELGPGQAYSIGIGWESMGFRGGSSVGLTMAAIGFLLGSFGGVILINQGLKRGWIGKEQAKNINDRSVRTGFFSRAQHERPVGSYLSTDGESLDSMTYHIALIMMTYLVSWSFLTGLSALLSLIGPLGTELADSLWGINFVFSSFSALGIKMLMKLFKVETTIDNATCNRLSGLSVDLTVASSLGAISLVAVQGYWIPILILTLVGLFITVVILPWYCSRLYDDHQFFRMLIIYGSATGTLPTGLALLRVVDKEFETPVATDYLYSVGIVFILAIPIILSINLPAFSVTKNNPILFTWAIVISGAYLLASIISYLIIAKKRAFIKPRTYFYTEN, encoded by the coding sequence ATGAACTGGAACTTCTTTTTCCATATCGGAATCATCTCAGTATCACTTCTACTCGCAGCGCTCATTCGAGCCCGAGTACGGTTCTTTCAACGGTTCCTGATCCCCGTACCCATCCTCTCTGGTCTCATGCTCCTTATTTTCTACAACTTCATAGCACCAAGGTGGGGACTAAGAAATGACTTTCTCGGGGAAATTGTCTACCACTTGCTGAATATCAGCTTTATTTCCATGTTGCTTAGGGTTACGCCAAAAGCTCACACGGAGGGGAGGGCGAAGCGAACCCTTGCCGCCAATGTGACTGCTGTCTTGGGACAGTATGGCCTGCAATGTTTCTTCGGTCTCATCGCCACCGCATTGATTATCTCTACATTCAAACCAGACCTGTTCCCAGCATTTGGGTTCACGCTCCCCCTAGGGTTTGAGCTGGGCCCCGGACAGGCATATTCCATAGGAATCGGCTGGGAATCAATGGGCTTCAGGGGAGGTTCCTCAGTGGGACTTACCATGGCAGCAATCGGTTTTTTACTTGGTAGTTTTGGTGGTGTGATCTTGATCAACCAGGGACTCAAGCGCGGTTGGATCGGGAAAGAACAGGCAAAGAACATCAATGACCGAAGTGTAAGAACCGGATTTTTCAGTAGAGCACAACATGAACGTCCTGTTGGTTCCTACCTATCCACTGATGGAGAGTCGCTGGACTCCATGACCTACCACATTGCACTGATCATGATGACCTATCTGGTTAGCTGGTCTTTCCTTACCGGGCTTTCTGCGCTTCTTTCACTTATCGGCCCATTGGGAACTGAACTCGCGGATAGCCTGTGGGGTATCAACTTTGTTTTCAGCTCATTCAGCGCACTGGGCATCAAGATGCTCATGAAGCTGTTCAAGGTCGAGACCACCATCGATAACGCAACATGCAACCGGCTCAGTGGACTCTCTGTCGACTTGACCGTTGCATCTTCACTCGGTGCGATCAGCTTGGTGGCTGTACAAGGATATTGGATTCCTATCCTTATCCTCACCCTGGTTGGGCTCTTCATCACCGTGGTTATTCTGCCCTGGTACTGTTCACGGCTCTATGATGACCACCAGTTCTTCAGGATGTTGATCATCTATGGTTCGGCAACAGGAACACTCCCCACCGGGCTGGCACTGCTACGTGTGGTCGATAAGGAGTTTGAGACACCGGTTGCCACAGACTATCTCTATTCGGTAGGAATTGTCTTTATTCTGGCCATTCCCATCATCCTGAGTATCAACCTACCGGCGTTCAGTGTTACCAAGAACAACCCAATCCTTTTCACATGGGCTATTGTAATCAGTGGAGCCTACTTGCTCGCTTCAATCATCTCCTATCTGATCATTGCCAAGAAACGTGCATTTATCAAACCAAGGACATATTTTTACACTGAAAATTAA
- a CDS encoding sugar ABC transporter permease, giving the protein MNRRWTHKARPYLLILPAFVLAMVFSYRPFLVTIINSLHTVSIMGERLSFVGLENYSRLFASQSFQDSLSNTLRFTLYFVPTNMFLCLSAALLANRKGKLATLNQIFFFLPLAVGLSSSMMIFKMIFNPSLGIVNHLLGLGIQWFNDPKAAMALLVIAGVYLDFGFNFLLFHAALRNVPKDLIEVAQIEGASPFQTFRYLILPLIGPTVVFVLITNIKDAMLISSPVLILTEGGPFRSTQTLVYQMYLEGFKSGNYAVGSSIATVVFLLTFSILLLLMHLQRRRVYYQ; this is encoded by the coding sequence ATGAACAGACGATGGACACACAAGGCTCGGCCTTACTTGCTCATACTCCCAGCTTTTGTCTTGGCGATGGTTTTCAGCTATCGTCCTTTTCTTGTAACCATCATCAATAGTTTGCATACTGTCTCCATCATGGGAGAAAGGCTTTCCTTCGTTGGATTGGAAAACTATTCCCGGCTCTTCGCCAGTCAATCCTTTCAAGACAGCTTGTCCAATACCCTCCGCTTTACACTCTACTTTGTCCCCACCAATATGTTCCTCTGCCTCTCTGCTGCTCTTTTGGCTAACAGAAAGGGAAAACTAGCAACTTTGAACCAGATCTTCTTCTTTCTTCCCCTTGCGGTAGGTCTTTCCTCTTCCATGATGATTTTCAAGATGATCTTCAATCCCTCGCTTGGTATCGTAAACCATCTACTTGGTCTAGGAATACAGTGGTTCAATGATCCAAAAGCTGCAATGGCTCTTTTGGTCATCGCAGGAGTATACCTTGATTTTGGGTTCAACTTCTTGTTGTTTCATGCCGCTCTTCGCAATGTCCCCAAGGATTTAATCGAAGTAGCCCAGATTGAAGGGGCTTCTCCTTTCCAGACTTTTCGCTACCTCATTCTCCCTCTGATTGGCCCAACCGTGGTATTTGTATTGATCACCAACATCAAGGATGCCATGCTTATTTCATCACCTGTGCTTATCCTCACCGAAGGAGGGCCGTTCCGCTCCACACAGACGCTGGTCTACCAGATGTATCTTGAGGGCTTCAAGAGCGGAAACTATGCAGTGGGCTCCTCCATTGCAACGGTGGTATTCCTGCTAACCTTCAGCATCCTGCTTCTCCTGATGCACTTACAACGAAGGAGGGTATACTACCAATGA
- a CDS encoding carbohydrate ABC transporter permease: protein MRFIKASLATLFSLVVIFPIIYTISASFFTYADFTSIPAKLLPSSLYLENYIRAFAETSLARFLANSFVTATLGMLLRMGISIGAAYAFTFFTFKGRDVLFFVVIATMLLPSDALILANYSTIRTLGLTDTYLGIISTKLLSPTHIFMLRQYFKTMSREYREAALIEGCSDARFITTLLLPISKAVVITLGIHSFSNIFNDYLWPLLVTNKEGMRTVQVGLTMLGFSENLDYGPQFAAIALLMIPIVIAFIIMHSPIQNSVSSRFAGR, encoded by the coding sequence ATGAGATTCATTAAAGCGAGTTTAGCAACCCTTTTCTCACTGGTGGTGATATTCCCCATCATCTATACCATCAGTGCGTCTTTCTTCACCTACGCAGACTTCACCTCCATTCCCGCGAAGTTGCTTCCCTCCAGTCTTTATCTGGAGAATTACATTCGAGCGTTTGCCGAAACCAGTTTGGCACGCTTTTTGGCAAACTCCTTTGTAACGGCAACATTGGGGATGTTGCTTAGGATGGGTATCAGTATAGGGGCAGCATATGCATTCACATTCTTCACGTTCAAGGGAAGAGACGTGCTCTTCTTTGTCGTTATAGCAACCATGCTGCTCCCCTCTGATGCCTTGATCCTTGCCAATTACTCAACCATCAGGACACTGGGGCTGACCGATACCTATCTGGGAATCATCAGCACCAAACTGCTTAGCCCAACCCATATATTCATGTTGCGCCAATACTTCAAGACCATGAGCAGGGAGTACCGCGAGGCAGCCCTTATCGAGGGATGCAGCGATGCTCGGTTCATCACCACCCTCCTGCTTCCGATCAGCAAAGCCGTGGTTATTACCTTGGGAATCCACAGCTTCAGCAACATATTCAACGACTATCTCTGGCCTCTTCTGGTTACCAACAAGGAGGGAATGAGAACCGTGCAGGTAGGACTCACGATGCTTGGTTTCAGTGAGAACCTCGACTACGGTCCTCAGTTTGCTGCCATTGCCCTTCTTATGATTCCGATTGTTATTGCATTCATCATAATGCATTCACCAATACAAAACAGCGTGAGTTCACGCTTCGCAGGGAGATAA